From the genome of Ostrinia nubilalis chromosome 1, ilOstNubi1.1, whole genome shotgun sequence:
GATACCTATTCAAGTATGAATTCACTCTAAAATATAGAGACACAAACTTGCGATTGATTGAATTCAGATTAAGTTTCAATAGTTTTTAGAGTATCTTTTCAGGTTACATTAGTCTTAGAATAAACGCCCATAGCAGCAAGCAGGCTCACTCGGTGTACAGACGATCTCGAGAAGGTCGCGGGAGCACCTGGATGCGAACAGCGCTGTTCGGTTTTTGTAGAAATTCTTggacgttcagcagtggatgttatTTAGTTGAAACGAATAAATGAAAGGCCCATTTATGATGAAATGTCACTGAAATGTGAATCTAGTCTCAAGAATAGATTCTAGTCTTCATTACTTTTAATACAGGCATAAAATAAGACCTATCATCAATACGCCTGCGTGGTAGCACGATTCAAATCACCCCATAATTGTGGAGAGGTCCTCCCTCAGCAATACAACCCGTTCTATTTGAACACTCCATATTCATCACACACAGCCCTCCTCCGAGTGCCCTCGACGACCGTTGCCCTCCCTGAGGACTCGTAATGATACTCATAAATTAAACATGCGAGAAATAGACTTCAAACTGTTGAGCTTCAAAGATAAATACGCGAGGTATGTCTGAGGAAAGTACCTCGAAGATGTAAAAATATCTCGTGAAATCTTGGTTCCGTTTGCATAAATTAGATATTTTCCAAGAAACGTTTTAGGTAATCATTATTTACAATTTCGGAAAACCTCTAAGTACTTCGTTATATTTCACTATCTTGAATTATCTTTGAATATTTATATCCTTTGTATTAGCTTTTatgattcttcttcttccttgcatcctcggtccctcactgatgaggatcgcgagcacattagtgttcctccacagactgcgaacgttttaattcttattttgaatttcggaaaaaatatttcactattTTGAAGTCTCTTTGAATATACGAAATTCAAgcttttatgacaaaaaagataattttaggTCCTCTCTGTGTGCACTTAAGTAATACTTAGgtaattttagtaaaaaaacattttgaaaaCTAAAATTCTAATTCATTACAGGTACTGCTTCCAGGTTGTTAAAGGCTTAAACTCGggataaaatgaaaaaaaaaaaaccctcAGATTAAACAAACAACTCCAAATTATTTTCAGTTAAGCTTTAACTACATCATCAAATGATACAAAACCAGTACTATCATGtttgttattttagtttaatcTCATTACAAACTATCTTCATTTAAATACGAGTTTATTATGTTCTATTTATATTCTAACCAAAATGTTATCTGGGCTAGTAAATGTGCTCGAATTTAATATGAATCTCATGAGTACCTACTATTGAATTGAAATAGAATCTAAATCACCACAGTAAAgcgatctatactaatattattaagaggaaagatttgattgtttgtttgtattgaataggcttcgAAACTATAGGACCGATTAATTTGAAAAactctttcaccattagaatccaacATTAtcttaaatatataaaaggagaaactgactgactgactgacagatcaacgcacagcctaaacggctaaacgtaggcacttgaaatttggcagggacgtagcttaggtaccgtagaggtgcactaagaaaggaattcccgaaattcccacgggaacgggaattagcgggaaaatccttttgtatgaaaaatctaaaccgcttaagttagacgcttgaaatttggcatgcaggtaccttagtaaacttaaagcttagttacaacaggatattgcaaaattcccacgggaacgggagttagggggaaaaaacatttgtatgaaaaaatctaaaccgcgtaagatagatgaagggggtaaaacgggatttacgcgtacgaagtcgcgggcggccgctagtttctaaTAAACatagacggtacgaagttcgccgattaataataaataaaaaccaatCAATGATAAATACAAAACGCAGAACGGTCACACGATTTAAAGAGCAATCAAAAGATAATTTGTGCCGATTACCCACGAATAAGTTCCGCGGTGGAACAGCTGTAATGATCGCTCGCATTCACTAAATCTGATAAATGGGTAAGTAATGCTTTGCCGCAATTAGCCGGCTTGCATGCGATTTAATTCGAGCAAAGACTTGCCGCAATTGGCAAACAATATTAACGCAGAATCGTCTGTGAATATTAGGGAAATATCTTTAGTGCCTAATTGATTGCAGGTTATGTATTATCTGCTAGCAGCTAGTAAGTTATTATGCATGTTATataatacctacatttataaataacttagtTTTATAGATATTCCGATGTTAATCCCTTAAGAAGCGTCTAACTTTGCGTTTACTAGCTTTTTGtacattaatattaatagaCTTGCGTTTACGGCTGCACtcttacggtcttattcataatcatttttcacattttatcaaatgcttattagaggtttataaaacgtttgataaaaattgttattcataatcgtcatttagcgctaaaatcctcttttatctgtgtgataagttatcgagagctcgggccttgtttaaagctctaataaacctattttaacctaacttttataaatgtcatttcatatgaatgtcacttcgttggtttatttattcaaaatatccttgctgtgatccttgcttgtgaaaatgaatgctataaatgcaattgtgcatttagccaataatgccgacccagcgcgacgtagaaagctctaccgccaacgaagcaacccattcgatttgcgggacctaaattttaaaataaaatataggttcaataaggacacagtgcgcaccatcatagatttggtggaagatgatctggttcagagcgctagaggtggtggcacgtgtcctgaactgcaagttttagtggccataagatgttggggacgtcgtgaggtaagcacaaaaaagtgttttattttatccctttgtcgtggctgctataattattttcatacattttcaggtacaagatgatgctggtgacctccatggcctaagtcagccgacagtgagccggatatgcgccagagtcgcgcatgcaatcgcgaataaggcaaattccttcatcaaaatgcctatcactataggagagcaggaaagaattagtgccaaatttagagcaattaaaaattttcctggggtgataggagccatagattgcacccacattaaaattaaaaaaaccggaggtgacatggcccagtactatattaatagaaaaggctattattccctgaatgttcaggtaaaatatattttgattttatacagtttacaacagagaaagatttgttttaataatgtctataatttttactttgtatgatctaaattttagcaacattcaacactatattattggatggattacctacaggatactgttttttttattttaggttgtctgtgatgctgacctcaaaataatggatatagtggctagatggcgaggcagtacacatgacagtcgaatttttatggagagcaatataaaacaacgatttgaggataggcagtttagaggacgccttattggcgattcgggctaccctcttctgccatatctatttacacctattttaaggcctagtcgtccagaagaagaagcatacaataatgctcacatctcaactaggaacactgttgaaaggtgttttggggtgtggaagcagcggttccaatgcctactccatggcttaccagtaagcctccaaaatggaaaagctgtgatcatagcattggctgtattacataatatagccattgatatgaatgacacattgttaggtaaatgttatcaatttgactgtacataaggaatacaaatctttatgacaaaatgttgacaaattcataatatttttcagaacaacatatggagcaggtccctgtaactccgcaactttcgacggagaacagtgttcacgacaaccgaccttcattgttgaggcgtaggtcgcagttgatactacaaaattttataaatcaacatttttgaatggtactaaaatacattttgataaattccaacgatttacttttatgtaatgtcatttgagttcatgaaaatgttgtattttaatttttcagatactgttcctggcatcttaatgaaaataaaaagaatatttgattgaaaaatacctgtatttcaattttcagtccaatttgttactatcacaaaaacaaaacctgtagttctctttaaaaaagcaattattctgcaaaaattcaaaacaaattactttatatcactaatttaagtacaattagtttcaacaaacttacttattaaaaatcacagttcaattctttaaaacaaagaaattgcttaagtataaacgtttctattcggaggttatcaaccttctacatttaaaacaaaataaccataatttacactattattataaaggcgaatgtttgtgactaggcatatgtgtatttactttatatcactaatttaagtacaattattaaacttacttactaaaaatcacagttcaattcttataaacaaataaattgctaaaacagatagattatatagtctcgaataacatataggcttctttttatcctggaaaaatgcacagatcctgtaggttacagaaatagtagtctacgcaggcggagtcgtgggcaacagctagttaatagtaatctcaaactcttattaagttatgactagtaaacatattcatagccgtctaaatatattgcagaaacacaatcaaaatgcggattggaactgcataaaatacaaattaaaaacaaacagaagtaagggaggaactaacttattatttagaatctgttagtacttgaaaaactttaacatcaaaagacttattattctttattaatgtgagtgtaatatttaagtttttcctgtaataattgatgctcaagatccaagtttctccctttcttccgttcgttttccatttgaacttcatgcagttcaatccggcattttgattctgtttctgcaatttcggaaatcctaactttgcttaaatcaattaagccttctttgtttaacagtttccttttttttttgattgctggtgctttaaaattaggttttgctttattttcttttgcctctacttttttattttctttatcttccaatatgcctctagtagtacaagcatgtgtatcttctatttcttcatcaagtaccaccaattcatattggatttcttcattatttatcaattcctgatcttgcgtattttgagttgattcctcctcttgaatgttaattaattcacttttatttgagtccgagtcaaatctgttaacatcgactacaaattcattgggcaaccaagatgctatatcatcagccctatcgtcaggcactgataatggtggaccaccgccagttttaatttgagcctgcctagcaatggtcttgtctttcttcgcactgatttttatgaggctccattgcgattttaactgggtaatggagcggttcataccagcgcacattgaattaaacctgaaaaagaaatgacaggattttgaattacaggtaaaggcaaaattttatattgaaggcagaaatcaaaagatgtaccaacgttgtttgtaaatcagcccaagccgcaaccttccgtttattcgtgttagtgtctgtatttttattttcgattgcatttactctttctttcaccaactctttcagcaaatactgaaaagcaaacactaggcgtcaaacataaataaaaccatgctacaaaaattagtaggcactttatcaggctaaaaataagtactaccttatcttcctccaaccagttttctgatcgttgccttttaggcggtctgttctccttcgtcatggacataattagtatccgatgtaactagccgggtcgtcgtaagagcttattgcagagtacagggtaagaggtacagaatccagaacatacaatcccaagttttataaaagtttgataaaacttgggagttgatcgaaaaaaccgaaaactttattaaattttcgtgccaaatgtcaatgtcagtaagtaaaacgtcacagctgccaattttttgttttttttttctgcgatttgtctatgattttacatggtccatcaagttaaatcaccaaaaaagctgttttcgttcattctttttgtatagtctgtggaaagaaaatattaaactctgttttagctatcaaaggtttataaacgattatgaataacgttttttatcagaggtttataagagtgttttaagcctatcaaacgttttagctaatgtaggttttaaacctatattagcattttattatgaataagaccgttattatttaatttacttacatcTACATATTAGGTGGATTCAATGGCATCTTTTAGGATTCGTTTACAGTTAGTTTTGTGAATAGTTTTTTTTCTCGTGTGTTGTCTTCACTGAAAACAatataatataggtacctaccagcacggtaataatatcatacagtattgtaacttcatataaacagacgaaacgagaactttctttcgaaattcaaatcttggtatgcgctcggtatgcaaaagtcgggggtgtcgcgaatgtgccgaatgGACGTCGGTGGCCaagtgttaaaaatgacaaaactgattgaatttgactgaccgtcatttacggtcaaattggtcaaaaactagtcaaattgtcattttcagtcagtatgatttgaaatgaaaattatattgtatcaaACCAGCTTTTGTCCACGACTTCGCCCGCccgaaattaaagtaacagatcattatgattattaaagtttcgaaattatttaagtagtttttactaaattaaatctactaatcaaaCATTTTCAATCTATTCCATTCCCAAAGTAATTTGTTtgtctaactaaataaaaaaatacaatcgcAAAACTatatagaaattctaagtaggcagatgtaattaaactgggtactgtaggtgggcagccctatcgcatgttgtcatactgtgacgtaccgcgcgactgttgacatttatttcaaaaatatggccgagttggaatactgtatagatagtattaccgtgctacCAGTGTTCTAACTAATGACCTAGTTCTCTCTCTACTAATTCAACAAGCTATCCATCGAAGGTACAAAAGACACTATATTTTGCTTACTTCTGTTTATTATTCTTTGACATCAGGGCGAATGCGGTCTAAGCATTAGCGCATAAGCTTTTTGCTATTGGTTCACTGGACATTTTACCGAGTCCGAGGTTATTATGTGTAATGATTTATTTGTACGTAGCCAATGGGAAATGCTATTTTTTAATTCATATTTCCCTTTGAACCAAGCGaaataattgaaattgtttCAACCGTAGTAACCGTACCCAGTCCCCTACGTATGCATGTGTGGATTTCATCTTTATGCTGAGaaactgaatattttttttttacaaaatcaatCATTTGGTAAAAAATTACCTCATGTTGTCAGCAATTAGTGATATTTTCTTTCTCCTTTTTGGAAtgcgattttttattattattccatgGCTAATGATTATGTTATCTGTGCTATTTTTAAGGACGCCCGCCAGGcgatgtggaaattattggtAGAGTGAACGTCCTCTGgctcaaatgatgatgatgattgataaGATTTAATAATATGTTGAATTCATATAATAGAGTGCACTTTATTATGGCTGAAAACAAAAGATAGGTATATTAAGATATAATAGTTAATTATGAGAATATAGTAAGTAACATTTCTTCAAGAAACTTAACGCTACAATcgtaaattaaaatgaaaacggGTTTTCAACAAAAAATGGATTTTCACAAGAAACGTTGTGTAATAATTAGCCTCCCCTTCCGAAATGAggaaattaaattgtaaattcCTTTTATTTAGGTTCGTTAATTTTGTCCCGAGGGAGTTTGTATTGTAATACCCCATCTTGGGTTTATACTACGAGAAATTTTCCTGTAACAAATGGCAGTATTATAGTAGGGTGAATTTGTATTAGTGAATACTTAAGGTTTCGCcgaacatattatacctacttttattaagTGTCGAATAAAGATTGTATTCATAATAATTTTGCAATACATCTGTTTTACAATTACAGTTTTTACAGTACATTTTAcaatatagatttttttttacctaTCGCAATATGTAGttatgtatatgtcaccgtaaaattgtgaattccgtcagattataatctgacgtagttaaattacaatctaacctaacctaacccactgttagtttacaatctaacgcgttatattataaactgacaaagtttacaatttcacgttgacatatacaaGTCACAAACAATGTACCTAATGTAAAAttctaaatattatgttacaaagatatttttatcatttcttCCGTTgtctttattttgatatttaatttataatgcttttatataAATCTAAGATAAGTTAAGAAACTTCAAGTTTCCATAACAAATGAATTATCTGATTAATAATGATTAATGACCAATCTTGAAGTCGATATTACCTAATTAATCCatgttaataaaatacattactaATGTATGTTCCAATATTCCTAGATATAATACATTCAAACGATTCTAATCTAGTGCAAaccaatttttgtttttaatctaataataaatcACATAATATTAGGTAATAGTAAGGAGATTTTCAAAGAAATGTAACAATGCGAGTACACCTCAATGGACATCAAGCTTCACGCTGTAGCATTATAACAATGGTAAAAAGGTTactattttttaacaaaattactgaTGTACCTATGTGGCAACTGTCTCACGTATAAGTTATACAATTAACTATGCTTCGTGTTTGATCAACGGTCGTGTGTCTTTGAACATTGCATGAGAGTCGAGGAAACGTTTGAAACTCATTTAATTAATGTGAATTTTGCACTATTCAAACAACTCCAGAATCGCTGGGGAAGTTAGAGAATGTAACCATggaagaaaaataaagaaaatcaacGTGATTTAAATTAACCCTAGAGACATTGGTAACAGAGTTACCGGCCTTAACACtacagtacacgcgccccttattttacaccaatacacgcgcggcctactctggtaagccattttaaaatcactgtaaatcagtttgtaagcaatttatgaataaaattactatgtaaataataaaagtgtttattatagttctTTTATAATCAACGTttctttataaaactatttaggatCAAACAATATAAACggatttaaaatttgtaaattttttggaccaaaattgcactctgagatCCATGTTAGCGAAAAAATtatttactgaaaaaatatgatttgttttttatctttCATAGTATTCAAGACTTTCTACTGCCTGGTACATGGGGTAAATCCATTTTTTGCAAgtcttccatattttttttgtcgagtgatttcgggcttttgagtggacccgcagttttgacggccaattttagaaaaatgcGCAGACGCTAGCgacccaagctttactggcttattgacaaatttagtaaacgaggctttctTGGAATGacagctctctggcgcaagtttttaaaaagttatagcgtaaaatgttaccctggtctactatagtaggccacgcgtgtactctagtgttaaacTAAATAGATCATGTGCTGTTATGAGTTCATACGAacacataaaatacataatgtagCTGTTATAATAATAGAAACATACAGGAGCTGGAATAGGTCGCTACCAACTGGTTAGTCTGGAAATCATTCGGGGagacctatattcagcagtaggctgtggctaaaatgatgatgataactaataaattatatgagTCTTGATCGATATGCTCATGTTCATCAAACTTGCATATAATCTTCGGACATGTGAAATTTGAAATCGCAACCAATTGCATTTGAAAAGGATCTATATGCTTGCAATAAGTGACAATTCATTGTTTATAACATCGGATCTACTACAATCGCGGACGTGTCTAATCTAAAGCAGTAAATTGAGGGCTTATCAGTGATGGATTAATGGATAATAAAAGATTATCTGCAATTAATTATCCTTGTCGAGAAGTGATAATAATTCATATAAAATGCATAGCAGACGCCATTTCAGCATAGTTTGGTAATAACCAACAAAAACAGGTATGTTGATAAACTTAATTCTTTAGTAGCATTAAATTCTTGATTCAGATCAtttgcaataaagttttagaaAATCTATTAGTATCAAATTCTTGACTAAAATCATCTGGAATAGTCTTagaaaatcttaaaataataGCCTTATAGTTCTTCTTTCCcttgtttgtaattttttaattattttgcagCAGACATGAAGTTCCTATTAATCGCTGCTGCCGTAGTCGCCGTTGCTGTGGCAGGCCCCACTCGGTTCCTGCCGATCCATGTTGGCCCCGCCATCGTAGAAGACCAGTTCGCGCCCATTCACATTGGCCCCGCCGTCATCCCCGACGGACAATACCAACCTATCCATGTTGGACCTGCTATAATTGAAGAACCTAGCATCGTACCTTCCCCTATTATTATCGATGATGGACACATCGTGCCTTCCCCTGTGATCGTCGACGATGGACCCATCGTGCCTTCTCCTGTCATCATTGATGATGGACCCATCGTGCCCTCCCCCGTCATCGTCGACGATGGTGAGTTCCACCCAATCAATGTTGAGCCAGTCATCGTCGAAACCCCCGCTGAGAGCCCCACCAGTGCTCCTCTGGTGCAGATCATCTTGAACATCAACACCGCCCAGATTGCCCCTGGTCAAGCTATCAGCATCGAAGGAGCTGAGCCCGTTGTTCCTGGACCCATCACCATTGTCGGCCAGCCTGAAGTAGTCCCTGGACCCATCTCCATCGTCGACCAGCCTGCAGTGGTTCCTGGACCCATCACCATCGTTGACCAGCCTGAAGTGGTTCCTGGACCCATCACCATCGTCGACCAGCCTGCGGTGGTTCCTGAATCTATCACCATTGTAGACCAGTCTCCAGTGGTCCCTGCACCCATCACCATCGTTGACCAGCCTGCAGTGGTCCCTGCACCCATCACCATCGTTGACCAGCCTGCAGTGATTCCTGCACCCATCACCATCGTCGACCAGCCTGAAGTGGTCCCTGGACCCATCACCATCGTCGACCAGCCTGCAGTGGTCCCTGGACCCATCACCATCGTCGACCAGCCTGCAGTGGTTCCTGCACCCATCACCATCGTCGACCAGCCTGCAGTGGTTCCTGGACCCATCACCATCGTCGACCAGCCTGCAGTGGTTCCTGCACCCATCACCATCGTCGACCAGCCTGCAGTGGTCCCTGGACCCATCACCATCGTCGACCAGCCTGCAGTGGTCCCTGCACCCATCACCATCGTCGACCAGCCTGCAGTGGTTCCTGCACCCATCACCATCGTCGACCAGCCTGCAGTGGTTCCTGGACCTATCACCATCGTCAACCAGCCTGCAGTGGTCCCTGAACCTATCAACATTGTTGACCAGCCCAGCCCTGTCATCATAGTGGACGCTTAAGATCTGTATGGGTCAggtagtaaataaaattatacttaaCTCTCACATCTGATGGTTTTTTTTGTTGGATCCCCAAAAACGTCTAACCGAAGTTTATAGTCTTAATTTTCAACAACACAAAGGAAtagatttacataataatttggATAGACTTCCAAAAACCATGCATACTACCGTTATAATACCAGGTATAGACT
Proteins encoded in this window:
- the LOC135076415 gene encoding putative nuclease HARBI1; the protein is MNAINAIVHLANNADPARRRKLYRQRSNPFDLRDLNFKIKYRFNKDTVRTIIDLVEDDLVQSARGGGTCPELQVLVAIRCWGRREVQDDAGDLHGLSQPTVSRICARVAHAIANKANSFIKMPITIGEQERISAKFRAIKNFPGVIGAIDCTHIKIKKTGGDMAQYYINRKGYYSLNVQVVCDADLKIMDIVARWRGSTHDSRIFMESNIKQRFEDRQFRGRLIGDSGYPLLPYLFTPILRPSRPEEEAYNNAHISTRNTVERCFGVWKQRFQCLLHGLPVSLQNGKAVIIALAVLHNIAIDMNDTLLEQHMEQVPVTPQLSTENSVHDNRPSLLRRRSQLILQNFINQHF
- the LOC135076428 gene encoding saposin-like protein 11; this encodes MKFLLIAAAVVAVAVAGPTRFLPIHVGPAIVEDQFAPIHIGPAVIPDGQYQPIHVGPAIIEEPSIVPSPIIIDDGHIVPSPVIVDDGPIVPSPVIIDDGPIVPSPVIVDDGEFHPINVEPVIVETPAESPTSAPLVQIILNINTAQIAPGQAISIEGAEPVVPGPITIVGQPEVVPGPISIVDQPAVVPGPITIVDQPEVVPGPITIVDQPAVVPESITIVDQSPVVPAPITIVDQPAVVPAPITIVDQPAVIPAPITIVDQPEVVPGPITIVDQPAVVPGPITIVDQPAVVPAPITIVDQPAVVPGPITIVDQPAVVPAPITIVDQPAVVPGPITIVDQPAVVPAPITIVDQPAVVPAPITIVDQPAVVPGPITIVNQPAVVPEPINIVDQPSPVIIVDA